The following proteins come from a genomic window of Pangasianodon hypophthalmus isolate fPanHyp1 chromosome 24, fPanHyp1.pri, whole genome shotgun sequence:
- the LOC113542475 gene encoding L-serine dehydratase/L-threonine deaminase — protein MKTPHPLHIVTPLRESVPLSNVAGTAVYLKLDSCQPTGSFKIRGIGHLCKMWAETGCTRFVCCSGGNAGMAAAYSARKLGVPATIVVPSVTPSGTVQRLYDEGADVIIHGKSLNESLEFGQQLVSNNPDWVFISPYDDPLIWEGHTTLVKELESQLEGKPGAIVLSVGGGGLLNGVVEGLRRAGWEDVPIIAMETVGAHSLNAAMKVGELVTLPSITSVATTLGLTRVSSQTMKLVSEHTVYSELVTDQEAVWAAERFIDDEKILVEPACGAALAAIYCNIIKRLQKENKLSQDLGPVVVVVCGGNNISIEQLQRLKKQLGMTS, from the exons ATGAAGACCCCGCATCCACTTCACATCGTCACGCCACTAAGAGAGAGCGTGCCACTCTCAAATGTAGCAGGTACAGCTGTATATCTGAAGCTGGACTCATGTCAGCCTACAGGCTCGTTTAAAATCCGAGGCATCGGTCACTTGTGTAAGATG TGGGCAGAAACTGGCTGTACTCGATTTGTTTGTTGCTCAG GAGGCAACGCTGGCATGGCTGCCGCCTATTCTGCACGGAAGTTGGGAGTGCCTGCCACTATAGTGGTGCCCAGTGTTACTCCTTCAGGCACTGTGCAGAGACTATATGATGAAGGGGCTGATGTTATCATTCACGGCAAA TCATTGAATGAGAGCCTTGAATTTGGTCAACAGCTTGTGTCTAACAACCCTGACTGGGTATTCATCTCTCCCTATGATGATCCCCTTATATG GGAAGGTCACACCACTCTGGTGAAGGAACTGGAGTCGCAGCTGGAAGGGAAGCCAGGAGCAATCGTTTTGTCTGTGGGAGGTGGTGGCCTCTTGAACGGGGTTGTGGAAGGTCTCCGTCGTGCTGGCTGGGAAGATGTCCCCATCATTGCTATGGAAACAGTGGGTGCTCACAGCCTTAATGCAGCCATGAAGGTGGGAGAGCTGGTTACACTGCCCTCCATCACTAG TGTTGCTACCACGCTGGGCCTTACACGGGTATCATCTCAAACAATGAAGCTTGTGAGTGAGCACACTGTTTACTCAGAGCTGGTCACAGATCAGGAAGCTGTATGGGCAGCTGAGCGTTTCATTG ATGATGAAAAGATTCTAGTTGAACCTGCTTGTGGTGCTGCACTTGCAGCCATCTACTGCAATATCATTAAACGTCTGCAGAAGGAGAATAAGTTGTCTCAGGATTTGGGGCCggtggtggtggttgtgtgTGGTGGCAACAACATCAGCATAGAGCAATTGCAGAGACTGAAGAAACAACTGGGAATGACCAGCTAG